The Quatrionicoccus australiensis nucleotide sequence TTCCCATTTGAGCAGTTGCTCGTCGTAACGGCGGGCTTCCCAGGCTTCGTTGTTGAAGTACTTGACCGTTTCGTAGTTGAGCAGGCTGTCGACCGCCCGGCTGTTGGCGGCCGAGTCGTTTTCATTAACGGCACGCCGGATGTCGATGCGCCAGTTGCTGACCCTGACCGTGAACACGATGTAGGCGAGCAGCGAAACGAGCGTGATCAGCACGTAGCCGATGTCGTACTTGACGAACAGGATGCCGAGCACGAGGCCGATTTCGACCAGGGTCGGCAGGATGGAATACAGCGTGTAGGAAATCAGGCTGGAGATCGAGCGCGAGCCGCGCTCGATGTCACGCGACACGCCGCCGGTCTGGCGCTCGAGATGAAAGCGCAGGCTCAGCGAGTGCAAATGGCCGAACACTTCCAGCGAAACCTGGCGGACGGCGCGCTGGGTGACGCGGGCAAAGAGGATTTCGCGCAGCTCGGTGAACATTGCCGTGGAGAAGCGTAGCAGGCCGTACAGCGCCAGCAGCAGGGCGGGCAGCGCGAGCAGCTGTTGCTGGCCGGAGAGGCCATCGATCATCTCCTTGAAGATCATCGGTACGCCGACATTGGCGACCTTGGCGCCGACCAGGCAGCCGAGCGCGGCGAGAACGCGCAGGCGATAGCGCCAGAGATAGGGGAACAGCGTGCGCAAGGTCAGCCAGACATGGCGCTCGGGCAGGGGCTGACCAGCCGGTGGCTTGGGGAGGGCGGTGCTGTGACGCATGGGGATCTGCTTTGCTGGAATTTGCTCGACTCGCCAGTATATGAAAACTGGCCGCTTTCCGCGAAAATCCGCTTTTATTTTGAAATTGGGCAAATCATGGACGTCGACCGTCTCACCCTGCCGGAAAAGCATTCCACGCTGCGTGTCGTGCCGATGCCGGCCGATCTCAATCAGAACGGCGACGTTTTCGGCGGCTGGGTCATGGCCCAGGTCGACGTAGCCGGTGCGATTCCCGCCATGCGCCGGGCGCGCGGTCGGGTGGCGACGGTATCGGTCAATTCCTTCCTGTTCAAGCAGCCGGTTTCGGTCGGCGATATCGTCAGTCTTTATGCCGATATCGTGCGGGTTGGCGCGACCTCGATCACGGTCAAGGTTGAGGTCTATGCCGAACGCAATTACGCCGATCCGGTTGTCGTCAAGGTGACCGAAGCCGAGCTGACCTACGTGGCGATCGACGCCGCCGGCAAGAAGCGCCAGCTTCCAGCCGAAAAGGCTTGAAAATGTAATAAAATCGGGCGGTTAATCAATATGCCCGCCTTCGAGGGAGTGAAGTAATGAAGAAAATGACGTTGCGTACCGTGCCGGCCCTGTTGCTGATTGCCTTTTCCGGCGCCGCTTCGGCCTCGGCTTTTCAGCTCTGGGAGCAGAATGCCAGCGGTCTGGGCACGGCGTATGCCGGTTCGGCAGCGGTGGCCGACAACGCCAGTACCATTTTCTTCAATCCGGCTGGCATGACGCAGCTGTCGGGCTTCCAGTTCTCCGCCGGGGTCAATGGCGTCAAGCCGAGCTACAAGTTCCGCGGCGATGTTGGCGCCAATGGTGATGGCGGCGATGCCGGCAGCTGGGCGGCGGTACCGAATGGCTATCTGTCCTGGCAAGTCGCACCGGACTGGACGCTGGGCTTTGGCATTTCGGCGCCTTTCGGCCTGTCGACCGAGTACAAGGATAACTGGATCGGTCGCTTCGAGTCGCTTAAGTCGGAAATCAAGACTGTCAATTACAACCCATCGGTGGCCTATCGCGTTAGTGACAAGGTTTCGCTGGGTTTTGGCCTGAATTATCAGACGATCAATGCCGAGCTCTCCTCGGCTATCCCGGGGCCGGCCACTTCCCGCCTCAAGGGTGATGATTCTGCCTGGGGCTGGAATGCCGGTGCGTTGTTTACCCTCTCGCCAGCCATGCGGGTCGGTGCCTCCTACCGTTCGGCGATCAAATACACGCTGGAAGGCGATGCGACGACAGCCGGTGTGACGACTCCGGTGCGGGCTGACATCAAACTGC carries:
- a CDS encoding acyl-CoA thioesterase, whose translation is MDVDRLTLPEKHSTLRVVPMPADLNQNGDVFGGWVMAQVDVAGAIPAMRRARGRVATVSVNSFLFKQPVSVGDIVSLYADIVRVGATSITVKVEVYAERNYADPVVVKVTEAELTYVAIDAAGKKRQLPAEKA
- a CDS encoding OmpP1/FadL family transporter produces the protein MKKMTLRTVPALLLIAFSGAASASAFQLWEQNASGLGTAYAGSAAVADNASTIFFNPAGMTQLSGFQFSAGVNGVKPSYKFRGDVGANGDGGDAGSWAAVPNGYLSWQVAPDWTLGFGISAPFGLSTEYKDNWIGRFESLKSEIKTVNYNPSVAYRVSDKVSLGFGLNYQTINAELSSAIPGPATSRLKGDDSAWGWNAGALFTLSPAMRVGASYRSAIKYTLEGDATTAGVTTPVRADIKLPDTFILSVWQQVSDRWEAMGDVSYTRWSSLKSLDVYNRNTGVLATSETFNYKNAWRLAWGAAYLLNDTTKLKFGIAYDKTPVRDADRSARVPDNSRLWLSLGAQWNAGAHGKIDVGYSYLHVKDPSINQGLLVGRYDASGHVVGAQYSVGF